The genome window ATTTGCCAATTAAGGATCTCTTTgtgcatattcttttgattacccGTTCGCTTACATAAACTActaattaatatgaattttcTGATTTAGAACGGATGCTAGATACTTGGGCCTTTGTTTTGTCTGTGACCTGGAATTAAACAGCCATTGGCAGCATGATTTGATGGTTTAGACTTaatatatcctttttttttttcaccttcatTTGACTTATGTAGACAACACAGATTATTGATTTAATGTACTTATTTTACTGATACAGTATATTTAGGTTAGTTGCTAATAAAGGTTGGATTATTTTATCCTGCATAAGTTCTTTTTTCCCCCATTTGTTTTGCAATCATAATTTGCTGCTCCTGTCATCTTTCCAGGGCATTTCCAATTCAAGGAAACTACTAGCAGATTCTTCAGAGGAGCAACCTGTTTCATCTCCATTCACTCCTATGCTAGCATTAGAGAGTGGAAAAACTGAACAAAAGGCAGTCTCTAAACCTGAAAAGGTTCAAGCAGTGTTAAAGGGCATAAAAATGGTATGAGATGCAACATTTATCTTATGCatcacacaatttaatttgCAACTCCTCAAGATTCCCCCATTTCACAAAAGATCCTTGGTGATCACTTTACTGATAACCAAGAAAATACTCATATAATACCTAAGGTCAAGTTGATCAAGCTGACAAAGTGGTTTTGGTGTGTTAATTTTGAAAGCAGATTGTCCTTGAAATAAGAGAAAACTTCATTACTTTGTGCTTCTACTTATATCAAGCTTCTTTCTTTGCCAAAGTTAATAAGGATGGTTTTGGACAATGAATTTATAACTCCTCAAAATTTCCCCTTTTCACGAAAGATTCTTGGTGATTATGTAAAGCATCTTTCTTTGATAAAGTTGATAAAAGGATGGTTTTGGACAATGAATTTGTAACTCCTCAAAATTTCTCCTTTTCATGGAAGATCCTAGGTCATTATTTTACTGATAGTCAATAAAATACTCATATAATACCTAAGATCAACTTGAGCGAGCGGACAAAGTGACTTTGGTGTGTTATTTGCGAGATCAAATTGTTCTTGAAATGAGATAAAACTTCATTACTTTGTGTTTCTACTTATATAAAGCTTCTTTTGTTGCTATAGTTGATAAAAAGATGGTTTTGGACAGTGAAATGTAGAAAGTCTAGTCATCATCTGTTTTTGGTTGGAATTATTTCAATCCAGTAATTTAAGTTTCAGAATTAGAATGAGTTGCAAAACTAGTACATATATTGCATCTGTTGTGAATTGGCTAGGATTTGGATCCATTTAGATGATGAGACTCCTAAGATTCAAATGTTGTGAAGATGAATATAATAGTTGTGGTGTGAATCATTTCCTACTTTTATGCCCTCAAGGTGGCTCTTTGTAATCCTATGGATTGAAAATTCATTGAGTTGTATTTAATATTCAATAGTTTCTGTAAATGTAGGATAAGTTTTCAGATGTAATAGATTCATTTATATGGTACTTGGAAGCCCTGTTATGGTACCTTGATCAATAGGGCCAAGATGGATGGAGTAGGGCTGGTCTAAAAGACTAAGACTAGGCAAGCCAGTCTCTAGTCTTCTGCAGATGAATTGAATAAGGATGTGCCTTAACTGTTTGAATAATTTTGGCTTGCTGGCTTCAGAGTCCTAAGAAGCTCAACTTGGTTGCTGCATTAGTTCGTGGCATGCGCGTTGAAGATGCACTATTGCAATTGCAAGTGACAGTAAAGCGAGCTGCAAAAACCGTCTTCCAGGTAACTATTTTATAGCCTGTTAGAGTTTCCAAGTTGTGATTGAGTCTGATAGATTCAGTCATAAATTGGAGTGTCTTTCCTTGTTCCCTGCAATGCGATGGGGATTGTTGGGGATGAGAAAACAGAAACCAGCTTATAAGTTGGGTCACAGACTACCCGTCAAAAATCTAGACAccaccttttcatttctttttttccttaattgcTATGCCGTAATTAAACAAGCAAAATATCATGTCACTTGAGGAAGCaggaatgaaagaaaaagactcactttctgaaataaaattagagttCTTCCCTTGGGTATTTTTTATGAACTATCATTGTgttgatgatttaaaatatgAGCATTGATATAACTTTAAGTCTTTAATGTTTATGATGCATGCTCATTTCTCAGTTGCAAAAGGTCTCTGAAATCATGTCAAGTCTCTGATCTCTGTTGGCTTATACCTCATTTCTTGGAATAGACCAGCAGTTTTTGCGCTTTCTAGTAGCAGCCAGTATTTCAACTTCAACAGACTAAAGTTTTTGACattataaataaagaagaaaataaaagaaactaaagtCTGTGTTTTGCAGGTTATTCATTCAGCTCGAGCAAATGCAACTCATAATCATGGGTTAGATCCAGATCGTCTCCTTGTTGGTAAGTAATGCAAGCAAACTTGCACCTCTTACTTCTATCTAAACTTTACTTATCCTGCATTTCTTCTTTTCATGCAGCTGAAGCATTTGTTGGAAAgggattttttaagaaaagaatttcCTACCATGCTAAAGGAAAATGTGGAATTAGAGAGAGGCCCGAGAGTCGACTGACAGTAGTAGTAAGGGAGACAACCCCCGAGGAGGAGGCTAAGATCGCCAAGCTAAGAGTCCACAATTTCCGCAAGCTCACTAAGAAGGAAAGGCAGCTGGTACCACATAAGCTTATTGAGACCACGTCAATATGGAACCGCAAAGGCAAAGCTGCTGATCGACAACCAAGTGGTGTGGCTGCATGAACCAGCTTTTCTCTTCCATATTTCAAATCCTAGTAGAAAGTTCTGTAGAAGTGTTAAAAAATCCCCTTCCATGTCCTGGCATCTTTGTTGAGACAAGTTTTGTAGAATCGTGTATGCCAAAGCATTGGAATGTGAGCAATCTTGTTTTCATCTAAAATGATGGCTGAACATGTATGCGAAATTGCAGTGATACGAGTGATCTTGTTTTCGTCTCAGGGAATGGCTACATGTGATTGCAAAagcttgatatatatattatcgaTGATATATATGGACTTTAATTGTACTtccttgataataataaaaccacTCACATTTTTTCCTTGGTATTTGTATATGATGATGTAAAAGGGTGCAGAAGGATACACATAACTGACTCTGGCTAGCTTGGGATCAAGGCTTTTGTTGGTGTATTTGCTTAGTGAAACTGTTAGCAAATGTCTATACAGAAGCAGCGGTTTCCAAGGCCGCCTCCCCGGAGAAAGCTTGAGTATATAGTTTGCTGATCAttgtttagagagagagagaggctgtCACGGCACATGACAGTCTTGTATAGCATTACACTTGCACTTTCACCAATAATTAtatgttgatttttgtgtttaatcATGAAATCCGCCATTCCATGATTTCTATTCCATTGCAATTTGAAGATTATAAAACTATGGTAAACATGTAATGGTCCATTAAGAAGTATTATAGTTCAAACACAACTTGAGAAACTGTAACTCCAAACAAACATGAAACAACTTGGGGTGCCAAATGGATTATATACTAGAAATTTAGTTTGGCATGTCACTGCTTCTGTGTCTAAGAATCTCAACACCCAAATAATCCAGAGGACCATGAACAGCAACATGAGGCTTCCCAACTTTCACACGAACAGCAGATATTTGGGGATAATTGGACAACGTAGTAGAAGCAATCAGTTGAGCCACTGACTCTAGGAGATTCTGTGGCGGTCCCTCAACAATTTCCTTAACAATGCTGTTAGATGACCCAAGTCAATAATCGAAACAAACAAAGCAACTCATTAGTAGGCATAAATTATGCATGTTTGATTTAAGGAGCCGTGAGACAATACTAACAAATGTTGGATGACCGATCGTAAGCACGAAAAGCTCTCACCGGTAAATTTCAGTATAGCTAATAGTGTCCGACAAGCAGTCAGATTTGCCAGCTGCCTGAAGATCCATCCAAGCATCCACATCTATCAAGAACTTCTGACCCAGTGCCCTTTCTTCTGGTTTCACCCCATGGAAGCCATGAAACTTCAGCCCTCTTAATATAAGTTTGTCCCCCCCTCTTATTTCCTCATCTCCCATCGCTGcttaaaatagtattattataCGTAAGTATGGACTCAAGGATTAAAAGATCAAATCCCCAAGCACAAATGGGAACATATTCACTTTGGCCATAAAATGCTCAACAAGAAATGTTTCGTCTTCCTTCCCCATTTGGACAGTTAAAGATTACTCACTTTTCAATGAGTCAAAATAACGAGCACCTGATGTGCATTGCACAGTCATGCTTCTCACATGCTAAAACGCAATAATCCAATCCAATCAAACAAAGGGAAAAATAGCATAAAGTCAATTCACTGAGTCGCATTCTGAGGGCAACAAACACTTCCCCAACTCATCAACCTTACTTACGGAGTCAATCCACCGATTCAATTCTGGGTTGTGAAATGAGAATGGGTGCGGTGCTTCTTCAAGAATCTAATAGCGAAGATGATGCACTTAAAGAGTGATGAAATTGGAGATTTTGGGGCTAAATTTTGCAACAAAAGGAGctaaaatttttaaacatgGCCGAAAACGGTAGAGAAACAAATCATTTAGCATAGCATCAACAAATTAtgtaagcaaagaaaagattctGAATTGTACACTTTACCTTCACTGAGTAAATGGGAAAACTTGTGCTGTGCCTCTGTGACTCGTGAGTTGGCACCCACCCAAATGGAATGGAAGTTTTTGAAGCGATTGAATGGTGGTGGGCCTGGTGGCCTACAAAAAGATCATCATTACTTTCTTTTAGAGTGTcagctagcttttttttttttttttaatgattgtatagcttttttataaaatttattatttttttttgttttaatgagttaatattaaaaaataaaaaaatatttttaatatatttttaaataaaaaaatatattaaaaaataaaaaaataaaaactcaaaacacttttaaaaaatattatgtaccgtattacaaaatatatttaattatatacttAGTTTGAGTTTACTTatgaacaattttattttacacaccaaaatttaaaactctAAGTTATTAATTATCTAGTTAATCAAGGCACATCCAATTCCCtagaaattttcaatttaataatccattattgttttatatttcttcATGTAATTGTAAAGTCTTATGATGAGAGTGAAAAACAATGGTGAtttaattaagggtttaataATAGTATAGTTTTAAATAaggaaattgattttgaaaagcttaaaaaaacaaagaacacacatgaaaatcaaataaatatttatttttttaacaaactttaaaaattgCCTCTAGTCTCAGTTTTCTCTCCAAACAATTTTCtagattaattttatctttaaaatttcaaaaagttATTATATCTTTATTTGATCATGGATTGCATTGAAATTGCActctttttatataagaaatgaCATGATGTGTTGAAAGAAACTTAATGCTTTTTATCAAGAAATTCTAACAAAAGGATTAGAATTAAAATCCAAATTGTTTGAGGATAAAATTCATACAAAGATTATATGGGGAGAAGAATTTGTACAACCCCAATATTTGTGGGGCTATATTtaaggtttttctatttttaatagaaaaatgtatttttttttaagaaaacaattgtCTATtgtaagaaacaaaaacaaaagttagacATTAAATACCTAAGTAATCTTTTTTAAGGAggtatttgtgttgttttatttgttggtatCAAAATCCAAAGATAGcatttagaaaaatttattaattttttttatccacaagattaatatatatagaagTTGTGCTCTTAAAAAGGAAACTTATTCTTGATTAATGCAAAAACTAatctaaagataaaaaaaatccaaacaatctttaaatttcataataacttggagtatttatttttatttttaaaaaaatactaaaagccTAAACCCACTCAAAATATGCTTCAAAAAGTCAATTATAGATTCAAGTTTTATATTGGATGTGCATATATATATCTAATATTATCAAGAGTTGGAATGCATGCATTAAAGGTTGTGAATAATTTTAGATGATGAATttgattatttcaaaaattcaagaaaaaaaattaataagttgagatgtcaaatttggtttaattttggtGGTCCAGCATGATGAGCATCTTACATACCactttttttcattgataattaattattttatgccTACACTTTTTCACATGACACATTACAATTAATGATAGCATCAACTTCTTCACCACAAATTCAACTCCCTTCCCCACGCTTCACATGATATTAGTAACTCATATTGAGGTACTTAAGCACCACTCTCCATGCTATATGAGGTATGCAGTCGTGATCAATATCCATAAATATCTTGGTGACAGGTAAAAAAGGCTAAACAATTTGATACAGAATAACAATCTTCAACAATTCCAGAAACTACAATCAATTATTCAACAATACAACAACTTTACACATAGAAACACATAACATTCACAGATACACACCCTCtataacttcattttattttctcttcatgTACACTATTTTCTCCTTCTACATTTACTAGCTTAAACATCAGAGTATTCACTTTTCAAATAGAGAACTTGTTTTTCACGAACAACCTTGGCTAGAGACAAAAGCCTGCATTTAAGACCAATCAATAACTCAGGATGAATCCATGGAAAGCCCAATTATTGTCTGAAGTTTTCATGACTTCATTAGTCGTATTGTTTGTGGGAACTACAACATCAgctaattcattttctttttacacCTCCTTACTTAAAAATTGATTTCCAAAGTAAACAAATTAGACACTCTAAGACATAAAAGAGTAATTAATCTCCTCATCACAAGAACTCCAACTCCTCTATATCTCCACAAATATCTTATTAAGTGAAAGTATTTAACAATGTTATTCTAGCTATACAAGAATATCATCGCACTCTTTCATTCCCTCAATAGGAACTCCTAGCTCTATTACATGCACCAAGTACACAGAAACAACTCTAGTTTCTTAAAGGAACATGAAAGAAGTAGACACGATATGAAGGAGTTGTTCTCGTTATAACTGACACTTTTTAATAAGTCTTAGCCACATGATTGTCT of Populus trichocarpa isolate Nisqually-1 chromosome 16, P.trichocarpa_v4.1, whole genome shotgun sequence contains these proteins:
- the LOC7469929 gene encoding uncharacterized protein LOC7469929, producing MVGWQRHLQSLIRQVGRRSAEHNHIAHFSTTTTTTSRLDSSLLHGELSYLPRLWKLPSANVSTRPFYQFLQQAGISNSRKLLADSSEEQPVSSPFTPMLALESGKTEQKAVSKPEKVQAVLKGIKMSPKKLNLVAALVRGMRVEDALLQLQVTVKRAAKTVFQVIHSARANATHNHGLDPDRLLVAEAFVGKGFFKKRISYHAKGKCGIRERPESRLTVVVRETTPEEEAKIAKLRVHNFRKLTKKERQLVPHKLIETTSIWNRKGKAADRQPSGVAA
- the LOC7488077 gene encoding dihydroneopterin aldolase 1 isoform X2 yields the protein MWMLGWIFRQLANLTACRTLLAILKFTGESFSCLRSVIQHFIVKEIVEGPPQNLLESVAQLIASTTLSNYPQISAVRVKVGKPHVAVHGPLDYLGVEILRHRSSDMPN
- the LOC7488077 gene encoding dihydroneopterin aldolase 2 isoform X1, whose product is MGDEEIRGGDKLILRGLKFHGFHGVKPEERALGQKFLIDVDAWMDLQAAGKSDCLSDTISYTEIYRIVKEIVEGPPQNLLESVAQLIASTTLSNYPQISAVRVKVGKPHVAVHGPLDYLGVEILRHRSSDMPN